A segment of the Granulicella aggregans genome:
GTCCTGCGTCGTCTCAATCCGGGGAAATTTGTAGAGAGCGATCGCCAGAGCGAGCACGATGACCACACCCGCGATGGTGAGGAAGGGCAAGCGGAACACATGCAGCGGATTGGCCGCTGCCGTGCCGCTGAGAATCAGCGCTCCACCAACATACGGCGCGACGGTGTCGCCCAGTGTGTTGAAGGCCTGGGTCAGGTTCAACCGGCTCGACGCCGTCTCCGGCGGTCCAAGGATGGTCACATACGGATTTGCCGCAACTTGTAGAACGGTCACTCCGGCTGCCAGCACGATCTCCGCAGCCAGGAAGAAGGTATATGCACCGACCGCAGCCGCAGGTACGAACAGCACAGCTCCCGCGCCCATAGTCAGCAGGCCCACTACCATGCTCTTCTGATACCCTATCCACTCCACCAGCTTGCCCGCAGGCATCGCAAACACGAAATAAGAGCTGAAGAACGCTAGCTGGATGAGAGACGCCTGAAGATAAGAGAGCGTGAAGATCGACTGAAGGTGCGGAATCACCGCATCATTAATAACCGTGCAGAAGCCCCAGCAGAAGAACAGCGTCGTAACCATCGCCATGGCGCTGTAGTTTGTCGATCCTGGAGCTGCGGAAAGTGTTCGGGGGGTGCCTGTGCTTGTGATCGCCATCGGTGTCGGTTCGCTGCCTTCTCAGTGCGACTCTTGGGCCGCCTGTCTTATTTTTGTCCAGACTTTGCCCAAACCGGGCTTTGCAACCGGCAAGGCTTTTCGATGACGATACTACATGATCCCGTCCACCTCTGGCTCAACTTCCAGCGGTGCCTACGACCCCGCGATCATCATCCCCTCGACCCGGATCGTCGGAGCCGCGCTCGCTCCCCGGAAGACCAGGTCGTTCCCGATTGCGACGACATTCTTATACATATCCTTCAGATTCCCGGCGATCGTGATCTCCTCTACGGGAAACGCGATCTCGCCGTTCTCAATCCACATCCCGCTCGCACCCTGCGAGTAGTCTCCCGTCACCAAGTTCACTCCGAAGCCCATCGTCTCCGTCACATAAAGCCCCTGCTTCACGTCGCCGATGATCTCCTCCGGCGTCAGCGTCCCGGCCTCGAGGTAGAAGTTCCCCGCCCCGATCCCCGGATTCCCCGCTAGCCCTCGGGAAGCATTCCCCGTCGAAACCATCCCCAGCTTCCGCGCCGTATACGTATTCATCACGTAGTTCTTCAGAATCCCGCGCTCGACGATCACCTTCCGGCGCGTCGGCAGCCCTTCACCATCGAACGGCGACGTCCCAAACCCGCCGACTCCATCCCCGTTGTTCGGATAGAAGACCATCGTCCCGTCATCAACCACGGTAATGTTC
Coding sequences within it:
- a CDS encoding sugar MFS transporter, which encodes MAITSTGTPRTLSAAPGSTNYSAMAMVTTLFFCWGFCTVINDAVIPHLQSIFTLSYLQASLIQLAFFSSYFVFAMPAGKLVEWIGYQKSMVVGLLTMGAGAVLFVPAAAVGAYTFFLAAEIVLAAGVTVLQVAANPYVTILGPPETASSRLNLTQAFNTLGDTVAPYVGGALILSGTAAANPLHVFRLPFLTIAGVVIVLALAIALYKFPRIETTQDYRPSSLDIQKDSIWHHPHLYLGAIGIFVYVGAEVSIGSFLVKYFNDPLIAGLPLEKGAKLVTFYWAGMMVGRFIGSAVMQKIAAHKILGWAGVGACVLVLASLLGTGYFALWTILAVGIFNSIMFPTIFTLAVAELGPLTGRGSGLLVQAIVGGAIFPVMMGALADRFGVHHSMTLPFLCYIFIIYYGFKGYEIKPDEPHSLLTAAS